The genomic region ACGGCCTTGTCACAGAAATGTCCGCCACAGAGGGGCAACCTTTCTTGGAAGAAATGATAAAGGTCGAAGGCGCTAACCGGATCGGTGAGTTTTCCCTTACCGACGGCCGCCTTTCCCGGATTACCAAGCCGATGGGTGAGACCCTCTTTGACGAAAACATGGGTGGCCCAGAAGGGAACACCCATGTTGCCATTGGCAGTGCATACAAAGATTCATACCCAGGCGACAGCTCCCATCTCACTAAAGAAGATTGGGATAGGCTAGGCTACAACGAGTCAGTTGTACATACGGATATCATCAGCACGGCACCTCGAAAAGTAACTGCTACGCTTCCTTCGGGTGAGAAGCGGGTGATTTACGAGGGAGGCAAGTTCCTTATCTAATCGCCAGGTAGACCAGAATTGCTGCGGCCAGCGCAAAGCGGTAGTAGGAAAAGGCCGCCAGCGAAGACGTGCGAAGGTAGGTGAGTAGGAACCTGATGCTGAAGTACCCTACGACACCTGCAGAAATAAGGCCGGCCATGTAGAAGAGAATGACATCGGCACTTGGCGGGTTTACGGCAAAATCCCCCGCTACGGTAACCATGCGCTTGCCAATGGCGGCAAGGGTAATGGGTACTGAGAGGAGAAAGCTGAACCGCGCTGCTTCTTCACGCGTAAGGCCAAGGAAAAGCCCTGTGGAGATAGTGGCACCTGAGCGGGAGACACCTGGGACAAAGGCAATGATCTGGGCAAGTCCAACGCCGTAGGCACGCGTGGCGCTCAAGGCCGTTGTACGGGGGTGGGTTGCTGCGTACTTCTCCGCCAAAAGCATGACGATACCAAAGAATACGAGCATGCCCGCTATGAGGGGTAGTGAGCGAAAGGTGGAAGCAATGAGGTGCTCTAAGAGGTAGCCAGTTGCGCCCACAATGATAGTCACGCTTAAGATCCACCAAGGGACTTTTTCAGCAATGGAAAGCGGCGCACCTTCTTTTGGTAGGCGCAGCCGACGGACGAGCGTGGCAAGGTCTTCGCGGAAAAACCAAATCAGGGCCAGTGTTGTCCCCAGGTTGGCGAACATGTCGAAAGAGAGGCCGTAAGTACGCTGGTCCAAGCCAAAGACGTGCTGCAAGACAACGAGGTGA from Verrucomicrobiia bacterium harbors:
- a CDS encoding undecaprenyl-diphosphate phosphatase codes for the protein MVFTSVLEAIILGSAQGLTEFLPVSSTAHLVVLQHVFGLDQRTYGLSFDMFANLGTTLALIWFFREDLATLVRRLRLPKEGAPLSIAEKVPWWILSVTIIVGATGYLLEHLIASTFRSLPLIAGMLVFFGIVMLLAEKYAATHPRTTALSATRAYGVGLAQIIAFVPGVSRSGATISTGLFLGLTREEAARFSFLLSVPITLAAIGKRMVTVAGDFAVNPPSADVILFYMAGLISAGVVGYFSIRFLLTYLRTSSLAAFSYYRFALAAAILVYLAIR